One stretch of Candidatus Eisenbacteria bacterium DNA includes these proteins:
- a CDS encoding Rieske (2Fe-2S) protein yields MTSRRGFLERFVQLTFGALGAVVVYPVLRFLSPPHVAEDRSARVLAAKVADLSRDGWKIFPFGSEPGILVEVAPGEYRAFSATCTHLECTVQMEKASHRIWCACHNGYYDLEGRNVAGPPPRPLTRFTVHVEGEDIYVSRA; encoded by the coding sequence GTGACGTCGAGACGGGGGTTTCTCGAGCGCTTCGTGCAGCTCACGTTCGGAGCACTGGGTGCGGTCGTGGTCTACCCGGTGCTCCGTTTTCTTTCCCCCCCGCACGTCGCGGAGGACCGCAGCGCCCGGGTCCTGGCGGCCAAGGTCGCGGACCTGTCCCGGGACGGGTGGAAGATCTTCCCGTTCGGATCCGAGCCCGGGATCCTGGTGGAGGTCGCTCCGGGCGAGTACCGGGCGTTCTCCGCCACGTGCACGCATCTCGAGTGCACCGTCCAGATGGAGAAGGCCTCCCACCGCATCTGGTGCGCCTGCCACAACGGCTACTACGACCTGGAAGGCCGGAACGTCGCCGGCCCTCCGCCGCGTCCGCTGACGCGCTTCACCGTCCACGTCGAAGGCGAGGACATCTACGTGAGCCGCGCATGA
- a CDS encoding cytochrome bc complex cytochrome b subunit, with protein sequence MTPVASRVAGWLRDRVGLSGLEHVVQTKTVPVHRHSAWYYFGGMTLFFFTIQVTTGILLMLYYKPSVQEAHESIQFIMTQVSFGWLIRSIHSWSANLMVATAFIHLFSVLLMKAYRPPRELTWMSGFVLLVLVLGFGFSGYLLPWNKLAYFATRVGTDIAGSVPVVGGFLLRFLRGGDHVSGSTLSRFYGWHVAILPAITTFLIVLHLVLVQRHGMSIPPSEERHGVPVRRMRFVPDFLLRDVFGWILALGVLAALAALFPWELGEKADPFAPAPPDIRPEWYFMAMFQALRLIPGGSLFGLENETYLILGFGAVGLLAFLLPLIDRRVVREGRSPLVTLAGVFGLAFLVGFTAIGYRAWWPVWATLLIAAGGWMAGRMAVSRQEGNS encoded by the coding sequence ATGACCCCCGTCGCATCGCGCGTGGCCGGGTGGCTGCGGGATCGGGTCGGTCTCTCCGGCCTGGAGCACGTGGTGCAGACGAAGACCGTTCCCGTCCACCGGCACAGCGCCTGGTACTACTTCGGCGGGATGACTCTCTTCTTCTTCACGATCCAGGTCACGACCGGCATCCTCCTGATGCTCTACTACAAGCCCTCCGTCCAGGAAGCCCACGAGTCGATCCAGTTCATCATGACCCAGGTGTCGTTCGGGTGGCTCATCCGGTCGATCCACTCCTGGTCCGCGAATCTGATGGTCGCCACGGCGTTCATCCATCTCTTCTCGGTCCTCCTGATGAAAGCCTATCGTCCGCCGCGCGAGCTGACGTGGATGAGCGGTTTCGTCCTCCTCGTGCTCGTCCTCGGGTTCGGGTTCTCGGGATACCTGCTGCCCTGGAACAAGCTGGCGTACTTTGCGACCCGGGTTGGAACGGACATCGCCGGATCCGTTCCGGTGGTGGGGGGATTCCTGCTCCGATTCCTCCGCGGAGGAGATCACGTCTCCGGGAGCACGCTCTCGCGGTTCTACGGCTGGCATGTCGCCATCCTGCCGGCGATCACGACGTTCCTCATCGTGCTGCACCTGGTGCTCGTCCAGCGCCACGGGATGAGCATCCCTCCCTCGGAGGAGCGTCATGGGGTTCCCGTCCGTCGGATGCGGTTCGTCCCGGACTTCCTGCTCCGGGACGTCTTCGGCTGGATCCTGGCGCTCGGCGTCCTCGCGGCGCTCGCGGCGCTCTTCCCGTGGGAGCTGGGCGAGAAGGCGGACCCCTTCGCGCCGGCGCCGCCCGATATCCGGCCCGAGTGGTATTTCATGGCGATGTTCCAGGCCTTGCGGCTCATCCCGGGTGGGTCCCTGTTCGGACTCGAGAACGAGACGTACCTCATCCTCGGGTTCGGAGCCGTGGGGCTGCTCGCGTTCCTCCTGCCCCTCATCGACCGCCGGGTCGTGCGCGAAGGTCGAAGCCCCCTGGTCACGCTGGCCGGCGTGTTCGGCCTCGCGTTCCTCGTCGGCTTCACCGCGATCGGATACCGAGCGTGGTGGCCCGTCTGGGCCACGCTCCTCATCGCCGCCGGAGGGTGGATGGCGGGACGGATGGCGGTCTCCCGCCAGGAGGGGAATTCGTGA